A part of Curtobacterium sp. MCLR17_036 genomic DNA contains:
- a CDS encoding ECF transporter S component yields the protein MSSGTSTNVPTSPRRSLQWRVVDIVVASVLAVALGVVFRLWEFGYEPISVVMDLVLPGTKALFGGVWLLAGPVVAIVVRKPGAALYGEMVAASVEALFGTQWGWLTLEAGLVQGLGAEVVLALFLYRVYRLPVVVLAGAAAGLALGVNDTVLWYPGLDVAFKLVYVVCAIISGAVIAGAGSWVVVRALARTGVLSSFAAGREHTRRSPRALV from the coding sequence ATGTCATCTGGCACGTCCACGAACGTCCCCACCAGCCCTCGACGATCGCTGCAGTGGCGCGTCGTCGACATCGTCGTCGCGAGCGTCCTCGCCGTGGCGCTCGGCGTCGTCTTCCGCCTCTGGGAGTTCGGCTACGAACCGATCAGCGTCGTCATGGACCTGGTCCTGCCGGGCACCAAGGCCCTGTTCGGCGGCGTCTGGCTGCTCGCCGGACCCGTCGTCGCCATCGTCGTCCGGAAGCCCGGCGCTGCCCTCTACGGCGAGATGGTCGCGGCCTCGGTCGAGGCGCTCTTCGGTACCCAGTGGGGGTGGCTGACGCTCGAGGCCGGGCTCGTGCAGGGCCTCGGCGCCGAGGTCGTCCTCGCACTGTTCCTGTACCGCGTGTACCGCCTGCCCGTCGTCGTGCTCGCCGGTGCGGCGGCCGGCCTCGCGCTCGGCGTCAACGACACGGTGCTCTGGTACCCCGGGCTCGACGTCGCCTTCAAGCTCGTCTACGTGGTCTGCGCGATCATCTCCGGCGCGGTGATCGCCGGCGCCGGCTCGTGGGTCGTCGTCCGGGCGCTCGCCCGCACGGGCGTCCTGTCGTCCTTCGCGGCCGGGCGAGAGCACACGCGGCGCTCGCCGCGCGCCCTGGTGTGA
- a CDS encoding ATP-binding cassette domain-containing protein yields MPGSSGAGSAAFRPLGGPSALDTAAEPGAERDVVLLEAVGLSTGRGTSWVSVASPASAASSADPTSTSGPGRRAAQAVGRGIDLRVRAGRVLAITGPNGVGKTTLGLTFAGLLPPVAGTLRATDALTRGAGPAPHAWSSRVLAARIGTVFQDPEHQIVARTVRDEVLAGPRALGHQDTADTADGLEALLTTFGLAHLADVDPFTLSGGEQRRLAIASAIATRPPVLVLDEPTSGQDRATWEAVVQRLGALADEGTAVVVVTHDRDLVRALDADEVVLGPDGIVPLLSAGGDVAVLAPVRRPDVAGLVMSAGAILPLGRDPEQEAPTVPEGRAVSAGRAAPPGRSATRGVDGVQPVASLLGVLALGVLLVLSLDVVSAAVALAIEVVLLPLLRIPVRTLLVRTSPVLVAAPLTAVSIALYGSPSGREWFDLGFAHVTDGSLTLALATALRVLAVGVPALALFVRVDPTDLADGLAQVLRLPARFVLGALAAIRMTTLLVDDWRQLAMARRARGLADSGRLRRAASMAFSLLVLALRRATTLAVAMESRGFGAPGPRTWARPARFSWPEWAMVGVLVGIGVASIAVAVVAGTWRG; encoded by the coding sequence GTGCCCGGGTCGTCCGGTGCGGGGAGTGCGGCATTCCGCCCGCTCGGCGGGCCGAGCGCCCTCGACACCGCCGCCGAACCCGGCGCCGAGCGGGACGTCGTGCTGCTCGAGGCCGTGGGACTCAGCACCGGACGAGGAACCTCGTGGGTCAGCGTGGCCAGCCCAGCCAGCGCAGCCAGCTCCGCCGACCCGACCAGCACGTCGGGCCCCGGGCGCCGCGCTGCCCAGGCGGTCGGCCGGGGCATCGACCTCCGGGTCCGGGCTGGCAGGGTCCTCGCGATCACCGGCCCGAACGGGGTGGGGAAGACGACGCTCGGCCTCACCTTCGCAGGGCTCCTGCCCCCGGTCGCCGGCACACTCCGTGCCACCGACGCCCTGACGCGCGGTGCGGGTCCGGCGCCGCACGCCTGGTCCAGCCGTGTGCTCGCAGCCCGCATCGGGACGGTCTTCCAGGACCCCGAACACCAGATCGTCGCCCGCACGGTACGCGACGAGGTGCTCGCCGGTCCACGGGCGCTCGGCCACCAGGACACCGCCGACACCGCGGACGGACTGGAGGCCCTGCTCACCACCTTCGGGTTGGCCCACCTGGCCGACGTGGACCCGTTCACCCTGTCCGGCGGCGAGCAACGTCGGCTCGCGATCGCCTCCGCCATCGCGACGCGCCCGCCGGTGCTCGTCCTCGACGAACCGACGTCCGGTCAGGACCGGGCGACGTGGGAGGCCGTCGTGCAACGCCTCGGCGCCCTCGCCGACGAGGGGACCGCGGTCGTCGTCGTCACGCACGACCGTGACCTGGTGCGGGCGCTCGACGCCGACGAGGTGGTGCTCGGTCCGGACGGGATCGTGCCCTTGCTGTCTGCGGGCGGCGATGTGGCCGTGCTCGCGCCTGTGCGGCGGCCGGACGTGGCCGGTCTCGTGATGAGTGCGGGCGCGATCCTGCCCCTGGGACGCGACCCGGAGCAGGAGGCGCCGACCGTCCCCGAGGGGCGGGCGGTGTCGGCGGGGCGAGCCGCGCCTCCTGGCCGGTCCGCGACCCGGGGGGTCGACGGCGTGCAGCCGGTCGCCTCGTTGCTCGGGGTGCTCGCGCTCGGGGTGTTGCTCGTGCTGAGCCTGGACGTCGTGTCCGCGGCGGTCGCCCTGGCGATCGAGGTCGTGCTGCTGCCGCTCCTGCGGATCCCGGTGCGGACGCTGCTGGTGCGGACGTCACCGGTGCTGGTCGCCGCGCCGCTGACCGCGGTGAGCATCGCGCTGTACGGCAGTCCCTCCGGTCGGGAGTGGTTCGACCTCGGCTTCGCGCACGTGACCGACGGGTCGCTGACGCTCGCGCTCGCCACAGCGCTCCGCGTGTTGGCGGTGGGGGTGCCGGCGCTGGCGCTCTTCGTCCGGGTGGACCCCACCGACCTGGCGGACGGGCTCGCCCAGGTGCTGCGGCTGCCGGCGCGGTTCGTGCTCGGGGCGCTCGCGGCGATCCGGATGACGACGCTGCTCGTCGACGACTGGCGGCAGCTCGCCATGGCCCGCCGGGCTCGGGGCCTGGCGGACTCGGGGCGGCTTCGGCGGGCGGCGTCGATGGCCTTCTCGCTGCTCGTGCTCGCACTGCGCCGGGCGACGACGCTTGCGGTGGCGATGGAGTCGCGGGGGTTCGGTGCTCCCGGGCCGCGGACCTGGGCCAGGCCGGCGCGGTTCTCGTGGCCGGAGTGGGCGATGGTCGGCGTGCTCGTCGGCATCGGCGTGGCGTCGATCGCCGTCGCGGTCGTCGCGGGGACCTGGCGTGGCTGA
- a CDS encoding MFS transporter → MSTPTTAAAPPVRRPDPTTTATRRRVALASFVGTTVEYYDFYLYATASALVFAPTFFPSVTPAVGVIASFATYGVGFVARPLGGIVAGHLGDRIGRKKLLVASLVLMGIASTLIGAIPSASTIGVGAVVALVVLRLLQGVAAGAEWGGSALLSVEHAPARHRGLFGAFTQMGSAGGMLLATGVFTLVRTLLGNEAFLAWGWRLPFLFSAVIVAVGLVIRLGVQDAPVFQELRASGGVERFPVWQAIRQHPRSILVTAGLRLVQPALYSILTTYSLTYLGNVRGPEGADAGLRAVLVISAVSLVTTPFWGWLSDRVGRRVLTIWSAVGIAVLIWPFFAFLDAGPLVLLPLVALVGMCVFHDSIYGPQAAWFAEQFPTGRRYSGMSLGYQIGSIFSVGLTPLLAAVFVELGGGSPWILCGYLGVYAVLSIVAAVFAVDPRAAERRAERAGRTERAGHAAERETPEVRVSR, encoded by the coding sequence ATGTCGACCCCGACCACTGCAGCCGCGCCTCCCGTCCGTCGTCCCGACCCGACGACCACCGCGACCCGGCGTCGCGTCGCCCTCGCCTCGTTCGTCGGCACCACCGTCGAGTACTACGACTTCTACCTGTACGCGACGGCCTCGGCGCTGGTGTTCGCGCCGACGTTCTTCCCGTCGGTGACGCCCGCGGTCGGCGTGATCGCGTCCTTCGCGACGTACGGCGTCGGCTTCGTGGCGCGACCCCTGGGCGGGATCGTCGCCGGGCACCTCGGTGACCGCATCGGGCGGAAGAAGCTGCTCGTCGCGTCGCTCGTGCTCATGGGGATCGCCTCGACGCTCATCGGGGCGATCCCGTCAGCGTCGACCATCGGGGTCGGCGCCGTCGTGGCGCTCGTGGTCCTGCGGCTGCTGCAGGGCGTCGCCGCGGGAGCGGAGTGGGGCGGCTCGGCGCTGCTGTCCGTCGAGCACGCTCCCGCGCGGCACCGCGGGCTGTTCGGGGCGTTCACGCAGATGGGGTCGGCCGGTGGGATGCTCCTGGCGACCGGCGTGTTCACGCTCGTGCGCACGCTGCTCGGCAACGAGGCCTTCCTGGCCTGGGGCTGGCGGCTGCCGTTCCTCTTCTCCGCGGTGATCGTGGCGGTGGGGCTCGTCATCCGGCTCGGCGTGCAGGACGCCCCGGTGTTCCAGGAACTCCGCGCCTCGGGTGGGGTCGAACGGTTCCCGGTGTGGCAGGCGATCCGGCAGCACCCGCGCTCGATCCTGGTGACCGCCGGCCTGCGGCTCGTGCAGCCGGCGCTGTACTCGATCCTGACGACGTACTCGCTGACCTACCTCGGGAACGTGCGCGGTCCGGAGGGCGCGGACGCCGGGCTCCGGGCGGTCCTCGTCATCTCGGCGGTGTCGCTCGTGACGACGCCGTTCTGGGGCTGGCTGTCCGACCGGGTCGGCCGGCGGGTGCTCACGATCTGGTCGGCTGTCGGCATCGCCGTCCTGATCTGGCCGTTCTTCGCGTTCCTCGACGCGGGGCCGCTCGTGCTCCTGCCGCTCGTGGCGCTCGTCGGCATGTGCGTGTTCCACGACAGCATCTACGGGCCGCAGGCGGCGTGGTTCGCCGAGCAGTTCCCGACCGGGCGGCGGTACTCGGGGATGTCGCTCGGCTACCAGATCGGGTCGATCTTCTCGGTGGGGCTGACGCCGCTGCTGGCCGCGGTGTTCGTGGAGCTCGGCGGGGGCTCGCCGTGGATCCTGTGCGGGTACCTCGGGGTCTACGCGGTGCTGAGCATCGTGGCGGCGGTGTTCGCGGTGGACCCGCGGGCGGCTGAGCGGCGGGCGGAGCGGGCGGGGCGGACCGAGCGGGCGGGGCACGCTGCGGAGCGGGAGACACCGGAGGTGCGGGTTTCGCGGTGA
- a CDS encoding LLM class flavin-dependent oxidoreductase produces MSDAPNRPLRFAAFVMNTTSHIQHGLWRHPDARQADFDDVTLWTDLARTLERGKFDAMFFADVVGTYGPGRGDYSTNLREGLQIPSNDPSVLLSALAVSTEHLGLAFTSSVIQAHPFDFARKVSTLDHITRGRIGWNVVTSALDSAARNFGADRLEEHDERYVWAEEYLEVCAKLWEGSWEDGAVLKDPVRGYADPDKVHRIDHHGTRYDVQGPHLSAPSPQRTPVLFQAGSSPAGRAFAARNAEAQFILTSNRDATEQLIRETRDLAAAAGRRREDIAFFLGLTFVTGSTETEAKAKEAEIDEYLAADGFLVHSNLGFDPDTGEPLDPDTPLSEVRTHAGQSHLQWLREAAGDREPTIADLARLSAKLRARVVGTPEQIADELADWQRVGVDGVNVINWTLPGSYEEFVDHIAPTLQERGLMQSEYREGTLREKLFGHAQLPDSHPARRWRGAFSGGASGVADAARAVEVTA; encoded by the coding sequence ATGAGCGATGCACCGAACCGCCCGCTGCGCTTCGCGGCCTTCGTCATGAACACGACGTCGCACATCCAGCACGGCCTCTGGCGGCACCCGGACGCCCGGCAGGCCGACTTCGACGACGTGACGCTGTGGACCGACCTGGCGAGGACGCTCGAGCGCGGCAAGTTCGACGCGATGTTCTTCGCGGACGTCGTCGGCACCTACGGCCCCGGCCGCGGCGACTACTCGACCAACCTGCGCGAGGGACTGCAGATCCCCTCGAACGACCCGTCGGTGCTGCTCTCCGCGCTCGCCGTGTCGACCGAGCACCTCGGGCTCGCGTTCACCTCGAGCGTCATCCAGGCGCACCCGTTCGACTTCGCCCGCAAGGTCTCCACGCTCGACCACATCACCCGCGGCCGCATCGGCTGGAACGTCGTCACGAGCGCGCTCGACAGCGCCGCCCGCAACTTCGGCGCCGACCGGCTCGAGGAGCACGACGAGCGCTACGTCTGGGCAGAGGAGTACCTCGAGGTCTGCGCGAAGCTCTGGGAGGGCTCGTGGGAGGACGGCGCCGTGCTGAAGGACCCCGTCCGCGGCTACGCCGACCCCGACAAGGTGCACCGCATCGACCACCACGGCACCCGGTACGACGTGCAGGGCCCGCACCTGTCGGCGCCGTCGCCGCAGCGGACCCCGGTGCTGTTCCAGGCCGGGTCCTCGCCGGCCGGCCGGGCCTTCGCCGCCCGGAACGCCGAGGCGCAGTTCATCCTGACCTCGAACCGGGACGCCACCGAACAGCTCATCCGCGAGACCCGCGACCTGGCTGCGGCAGCGGGGCGCCGACGGGAGGACATCGCGTTCTTCCTCGGCCTGACCTTCGTCACCGGCTCCACCGAGACCGAGGCGAAGGCCAAGGAAGCGGAGATCGACGAGTACCTGGCCGCCGACGGGTTCCTGGTGCACTCGAACCTCGGCTTCGACCCGGACACCGGCGAGCCCCTCGACCCGGACACCCCGCTGTCCGAGGTCCGCACCCACGCCGGGCAGTCGCACCTGCAGTGGCTCCGCGAGGCCGCCGGCGACCGCGAACCGACCATCGCCGACCTCGCCCGGCTGTCCGCGAAGCTCCGCGCCCGGGTCGTCGGCACGCCGGAGCAGATCGCCGACGAGCTCGCCGACTGGCAGCGGGTGGGTGTCGACGGCGTCAACGTCATCAACTGGACGCTGCCCGGCTCGTACGAGGAGTTCGTCGACCACATCGCGCCGACCCTGCAGGAGCGCGGCCTCATGCAGTCCGAGTACCGCGAGGGCACCCTGCGCGAGAAGCTCTTCGGTCACGCACAGCTGCCGGACTCGCACCCCGCCCGACGGTGGCGCGGCGCGTTCTCGGGCGGCGCGAGCGGCGTCGCGGACGCGGCGCGGGCCGTGGAGGTGACCGCGTGA
- a CDS encoding acyl-CoA dehydrogenase family protein, with protein sequence MTAATTTDGRGTGLPADRLATLRARFAPLFATIRDGAVERELASGTPGDRPLPLAEVRALADAGFGRLRVPEERGGFGVTLVELAHLVADLAAADSNIAHLWRGHFGYTELVLLRSSSAGRDEWLQRIVDGAVIGNATSERTGTTLADISTTVTPAGDSLRLDGRKFYSTGTLYADWIYLAADRDGERVTFAVDATAPGVRSIDDWDGFGQRLTASGTTVFDGVSVDPSVVSAYRDAPLSHIQAFYQLYLLAVLAGIGQAVSDDAVAFVRPRTRTYIHANAAVPGEDPQVLAVLGRLSAGAFAARSLVVAAAALLDGVVATNEPGVGVDRALLDAAENAVYQAQVEIGPRVLRSASELFEVGGASAADRTRALDRHWRNARVVASHNPAVYKERLVGEYALHGRGPVGAWEKYHEVGPTRF encoded by the coding sequence GTGACGGCGGCGACGACGACCGACGGGCGCGGGACGGGCCTCCCGGCCGACCGCCTGGCCACGCTGCGGGCGCGCTTCGCACCGCTGTTCGCGACCATCCGCGACGGTGCGGTCGAGCGCGAGCTCGCCTCCGGGACGCCGGGGGACCGGCCGCTGCCGCTCGCCGAGGTCCGCGCGCTCGCCGACGCGGGGTTCGGGCGGCTGCGTGTGCCGGAGGAGCGCGGGGGATTCGGGGTGACCCTCGTCGAACTCGCGCACCTCGTGGCGGACCTGGCCGCCGCGGACTCGAACATCGCCCACCTGTGGCGCGGGCACTTCGGCTACACCGAGCTCGTGCTCCTCCGGTCGTCGTCGGCCGGTCGGGACGAGTGGCTCCAGCGCATCGTCGACGGGGCGGTCATCGGGAACGCGACGTCGGAGCGGACCGGCACGACGCTCGCCGACATCTCGACGACGGTGACGCCGGCTGGTGATTCCCTGCGCCTCGACGGGCGGAAGTTCTACTCGACCGGCACGCTCTACGCGGACTGGATCTACCTGGCGGCGGACCGCGACGGGGAGCGCGTGACGTTCGCCGTCGACGCCACCGCACCGGGGGTCAGGAGCATCGACGACTGGGACGGCTTCGGGCAGCGGTTGACCGCGTCCGGCACCACGGTGTTCGACGGGGTGTCGGTCGACCCCTCGGTGGTGTCGGCGTACCGGGACGCCCCGCTGTCGCACATCCAGGCCTTCTACCAGCTGTACCTGCTGGCCGTCCTCGCCGGGATCGGGCAGGCGGTGTCCGACGACGCCGTGGCCTTCGTGCGACCGCGGACCCGGACCTACATCCACGCCAACGCGGCCGTGCCGGGGGAGGACCCGCAGGTGCTCGCGGTGCTCGGCCGACTGTCGGCCGGCGCGTTCGCCGCCCGCTCGCTCGTCGTCGCCGCCGCGGCGCTGCTCGACGGGGTCGTCGCGACGAACGAGCCCGGGGTCGGCGTCGACCGCGCGCTGCTCGACGCGGCCGAGAACGCCGTCTACCAGGCGCAGGTCGAGATCGGGCCGAGGGTGCTGCGGTCGGCGTCCGAGCTGTTCGAGGTCGGCGGGGCCTCTGCCGCGGACCGGACCCGGGCGCTCGACCGGCACTGGCGGAACGCCCGGGTCGTGGCCTCGCACAACCCGGCCGTCTACAAGGAGCGGCTCGTGGGGGAGTACGCGCTGCACGGGCGCGGACCCGTCGGCGCGTGGGAGAAGTACCACGAGGTGGGGCCGACGCGGTTCTGA
- a CDS encoding metallopeptidase family protein gives MEMSADEFEQLVTDELDLLPDEMVDGLDNVVFVVEDEPEDGSDLFGVYDGVAATERGQYGFGELPDRIVVFRKQHLAECDTLDELKDEVHTTLVHEIGHFYGIDDERLHELGWA, from the coding sequence ATGGAGATGTCCGCCGACGAGTTCGAGCAGCTCGTGACCGACGAACTCGACCTGCTGCCCGACGAGATGGTGGACGGGCTCGACAACGTCGTCTTCGTCGTCGAGGACGAGCCCGAGGACGGCTCCGACCTGTTCGGCGTGTACGACGGCGTCGCGGCCACCGAGCGCGGGCAGTACGGCTTCGGCGAGCTGCCCGACCGCATCGTGGTGTTCCGCAAGCAGCACCTGGCCGAGTGCGACACCCTCGACGAGCTCAAGGACGAGGTGCACACGACCCTGGTGCACGAGATCGGCCACTTCTACGGCATCGACGACGAGCGGCTCCACGAGCTCGGCTGGGCGTAG
- a CDS encoding acyltransferase family protein, giving the protein MQTPHLRPDIQGLRGLAVLAVVLDHAFRWPVGGFLGVDVFFVISGFVIATGLLRERARSGSIRLGAFAVRRVRRLAPASLAVLVTTVTAAWFLLTPSRFGTVLTDALWSAGALQNWRLAAEGTDYFAATTVPSPFQHFWSLGVEEQFYLVLPVLMVVLLGRGTGRGRTRLTATVLGVLVLVSVVWAFVAVSADPAAAYFSTATRAWELGLGVLVALAALRARGRSVRPLLGEGMVVVGLVAVTTSVLIGRESSGVPTPLALVPTVGTALVLLAGSGAGTGPRAAALLRWRPLVGLGTISYSLYLWHWPFILLLPLVAPVPMPVVVALALLTAIASHATLETVFRRPGLRRTLRENRLRVQLGGLAAVTVLTVVTTSFAAERVRPLPAVPAAAAAESLPAEDEASPALRARARDVAAGAGARTWPADLTPSADAISASGYVDSLTKTSDWASTLGCSLIGADWRSDGCVWGPEDGRATDVLLTGDSTGAFSAPGWRALAEDSDARLRVRDGAQIGCPFSTTALPSDTESCAAHNAEVVDELERTEPELLVVTNRFWDEDDPSLESIAEDDYASGTRDMIAAVREHVGRVVVVPATPPGYAPVSCVAGTRGPQDCRSGDEVARTQIRALTGLLADVEDTTVLDSTPLWCAAGSCPLVIDSVLTRFDPVHTTPEASVASAPALLDLLRQGDVLPGVRRSSP; this is encoded by the coding sequence GTGCAGACTCCCCATCTCCGACCGGACATCCAAGGGCTCCGCGGACTCGCCGTCCTCGCGGTCGTGCTGGACCACGCCTTCCGGTGGCCGGTGGGTGGCTTCCTCGGGGTCGACGTCTTCTTCGTGATCTCGGGGTTCGTCATCGCGACCGGGCTGCTGCGCGAGCGTGCTCGGTCGGGGTCCATCCGCCTCGGTGCGTTCGCTGTCCGGCGGGTCCGTCGGCTCGCACCGGCGTCACTGGCCGTACTGGTGACGACGGTCACGGCGGCCTGGTTCCTGCTGACCCCGAGCCGGTTCGGCACGGTCCTCACCGACGCACTGTGGTCGGCCGGAGCGCTGCAGAACTGGCGGCTCGCGGCCGAGGGCACCGACTACTTCGCGGCGACCACCGTGCCGTCGCCGTTCCAGCACTTCTGGTCGCTCGGCGTCGAGGAGCAGTTCTACCTCGTGCTGCCGGTGCTGATGGTCGTGCTGCTCGGTCGTGGGACCGGTCGGGGGCGGACCCGGCTGACAGCGACGGTGCTCGGTGTCCTCGTCCTCGTCTCGGTCGTCTGGGCGTTCGTCGCGGTGTCGGCGGACCCCGCCGCGGCGTACTTCTCGACGGCGACCCGGGCCTGGGAGCTGGGACTCGGGGTCCTCGTCGCCCTTGCCGCGCTGCGTGCCCGGGGTCGGAGCGTCCGCCCGCTGCTCGGCGAGGGCATGGTGGTCGTCGGGCTCGTCGCCGTCACCACCTCGGTCCTGATCGGGCGGGAGTCGTCGGGCGTCCCCACGCCGCTCGCGCTCGTCCCGACGGTCGGCACGGCGCTCGTCCTGCTGGCGGGGTCCGGTGCCGGCACGGGGCCTCGGGCGGCAGCGCTGCTCCGCTGGCGTCCGCTCGTCGGGCTCGGGACGATCAGTTACTCGTTGTACCTCTGGCACTGGCCGTTCATCCTGCTGCTCCCGCTCGTCGCGCCGGTCCCGATGCCGGTCGTGGTCGCGCTGGCCCTGCTCACCGCGATCGCGAGCCACGCGACCCTCGAGACGGTGTTCCGCCGCCCCGGCCTGCGGAGGACACTGCGCGAGAACCGCCTGCGCGTGCAGCTCGGTGGGCTGGCGGCGGTGACCGTGCTGACCGTCGTGACGACGTCGTTCGCCGCGGAACGCGTGCGGCCGCTCCCGGCCGTACCGGCTGCTGCGGCGGCCGAGTCCCTGCCGGCGGAGGACGAGGCCTCCCCGGCGCTGCGGGCACGCGCGCGTGATGTGGCCGCGGGCGCGGGGGCCCGGACCTGGCCGGCAGACCTGACGCCGAGCGCCGACGCGATCAGCGCGAGCGGGTACGTGGACTCGTTGACGAAGACCTCGGACTGGGCCTCGACCCTCGGCTGCTCGCTGATCGGGGCGGACTGGCGGAGCGACGGCTGCGTCTGGGGGCCGGAGGACGGCCGCGCCACCGACGTCCTGCTGACCGGCGACTCGACCGGCGCGTTCTCAGCGCCGGGCTGGCGGGCACTCGCCGAGGACTCGGACGCGCGACTGCGAGTGCGCGACGGCGCACAGATCGGGTGCCCGTTCTCGACGACGGCGCTGCCGTCGGACACTGAGAGCTGTGCGGCGCACAACGCCGAGGTCGTCGACGAGCTGGAGCGGACGGAACCCGAGCTGCTCGTCGTCACCAACCGGTTCTGGGACGAGGACGATCCGAGCCTCGAGTCCATCGCGGAGGACGACTACGCGTCCGGGACCCGCGACATGATCGCAGCCGTGCGCGAGCACGTCGGCCGTGTCGTCGTCGTGCCGGCCACACCGCCGGGGTACGCACCGGTCAGCTGCGTCGCGGGCACCCGCGGTCCACAGGACTGTCGCTCGGGAGACGAGGTCGCCCGGACGCAGATCCGCGCCCTCACCGGGCTGCTCGCGGACGTGGAGGACACGACCGTGCTCGACTCCACGCCGCTCTGGTGCGCCGCCGGTTCCTGCCCACTCGTGATCGACTCCGTGCTGACCCGCTTCGACCCGGTGCACACCACGCCCGAGGCGTCCGTCGCCTCGGCTCCGGCGCTGCTCGATCTGCTGCGTCAGGGAGACGTCCTGCCCGGTGTGCGACGATCGAGCCCGTGA
- a CDS encoding ImmA/IrrE family metallo-endopeptidase: MGSYEPEAHLDALGVKLVEYPLRSANGLYVDDVRTVLVRPRLKKIHRRSVLAHEAAHAEARHRDVGLLLPKLEHYADLTAARRLIDADLLDDLRRWRHDPAEWCVELAVTPHLLRVYLAAS, from the coding sequence GTGGGGAGTTACGAACCGGAGGCGCACCTGGACGCCCTCGGGGTCAAGCTTGTCGAGTACCCGCTCCGCAGCGCCAACGGGCTCTACGTCGATGACGTGCGGACTGTTCTCGTGCGGCCTCGCCTCAAGAAGATCCACCGGCGCAGCGTCCTAGCGCATGAAGCGGCGCACGCCGAGGCCCGCCACCGAGACGTCGGGTTACTACTCCCCAAGCTCGAGCACTACGCAGACCTGACGGCGGCGCGGAGACTCATCGACGCCGACCTGCTCGATGACCTCCGCAGGTGGCGCCACGACCCCGCCGAGTGGTGCGTAGAGCTCGCCGTGACACCACATCTACTCAGGGTCTACCTGGCCGCGTCCTGA
- a CDS encoding helix-turn-helix transcriptional regulator — MSKKKIADMSMAERAELAKQVERLRRDQGMKQAELAEQAGTSRATIINIEGGKRVPQADVLTRIFDALGQEDGTTEFLPETEVWLSSMGTLIEMIPEQTRPKHVGIAITGLAAGIGDHGDQPNNVTPLPTVGGATDYEDGSHQAVASREDEGGVEEDDDRQE, encoded by the coding sequence ATGTCTAAGAAGAAGATTGCCGACATGTCGATGGCCGAACGAGCCGAACTTGCGAAGCAGGTCGAACGTCTTCGACGTGACCAGGGCATGAAGCAGGCCGAGTTGGCCGAGCAAGCTGGCACGAGCCGCGCGACCATCATCAACATCGAGGGTGGCAAGCGTGTTCCGCAGGCCGATGTGCTCACGCGCATCTTCGACGCTCTCGGGCAAGAGGACGGAACCACCGAGTTCCTGCCCGAGACAGAGGTGTGGCTGTCATCGATGGGCACGCTCATCGAGATGATCCCGGAGCAGACCCGGCCGAAGCACGTCGGCATCGCCATTACGGGCCTTGCCGCCGGCATCGGCGACCACGGCGACCAGCCGAACAACGTGACACCGCTGCCGACTGTCGGTGGAGCCACCGACTATGAGGATGGCTCTCACCAGGCCGTGGCCTCTCGCGAAGACGAGGGAGGTGTTGAAGAAGATGACGATCGTCAGGAGTAA
- a CDS encoding phage regulatory protein/antirepressor Ant, which translates to MNAVSIIDQDGTLVVSSETIAAGSGVQHKNVLELIHSNRFDFEEFGGVAFETRPFATAGGVQSRQVALLNEQQATLLMTYQRNTEQVRQFKKALVRAFYDQARRATVPAVPESDAVLVARALQASARMLEAKDAEIAVLTPKAGAWDELASGAGDYDVADAAKILARAGIETGRQRLFDQLASIGWVYRSTASGKWKAYQSAVDAGYLAEKPTSHHHPRTGELVIDPPQVRVTVKGLERLRVRLGRFDQGAPALALVGSAS; encoded by the coding sequence ATGAACGCAGTCAGCATCATCGACCAGGACGGAACGCTCGTCGTCTCGTCCGAGACCATCGCCGCCGGCTCCGGCGTGCAGCACAAGAACGTGCTCGAGCTGATCCACTCCAACCGCTTCGACTTCGAGGAGTTCGGAGGGGTCGCGTTTGAAACGCGACCCTTCGCAACGGCCGGCGGAGTCCAGTCACGGCAGGTCGCACTGCTCAACGAGCAGCAGGCCACGCTCCTGATGACGTACCAGCGCAACACCGAGCAGGTGCGCCAGTTCAAGAAGGCACTCGTCCGAGCGTTCTACGACCAGGCCAGGAGAGCGACCGTCCCGGCCGTTCCGGAGTCCGACGCGGTCCTCGTCGCCCGCGCACTGCAGGCGTCCGCCCGGATGCTGGAAGCGAAGGACGCGGAGATCGCGGTCCTCACCCCGAAGGCCGGCGCGTGGGATGAACTCGCGTCGGGGGCCGGCGACTACGACGTCGCGGACGCGGCGAAGATCCTCGCCCGTGCTGGCATCGAGACGGGCCGTCAGCGCCTGTTCGATCAGCTCGCCAGCATCGGCTGGGTCTACCGCAGCACCGCGTCCGGGAAGTGGAAGGCGTACCAGTCCGCTGTCGACGCCGGCTACCTCGCGGAGAAGCCGACGTCGCATCACCACCCGCGCACCGGCGAGCTCGTCATCGACCCGCCGCAGGTCCGCGTCACCGTGAAGGGCCTCGAACGGCTCCGCGTCCGCCTCGGACGCTTCGACCAGGGCGCACCCGCGCTCGCACTCGTTGGGAGCGCGTCATGA